In Gouania willdenowi chromosome 24, fGouWil2.1, whole genome shotgun sequence, a single window of DNA contains:
- the LOC114457452 gene encoding cholesterol 24-hydroxylase-like isoform X2, translating to MAFFSLFLSFAPHVLLFTLVLLLIAFIGCCLYIKRIHMKYDHIPGPPRDSFFFGHASMFVRIMNSGELMHDTFLEWAETYGPVYRVNFVHFVFVCVYCPETTKEVLMSSKYSKDKFLNSRLFNLFGERFFGNGLVTIVNHEQWYKQRRIMDPAFSSLYLRGLMGSFNEEAEKLMDKLSNIADTKSEAHLLELINRVTLNVIAKIAFGVDLEHQKNASLFPKAIEICLKGMVYQIRDSFFLFKPRNWQFIKEARKACRLLRTTGEKWIGERRKAMLNGEDVPKDILTQIMKAAGKEETTSTEYEEIMLDNFVTFFIAGQETTANQLAFCIMELGRHPDILQKVKKEVDDVIGMKKDVSYEDLGKLQYLSQVLKETLRMYPTAPGTSRDVGQDMVINGISIPGGITYVLYCGACQGQSLTENLESTRRTRSQTSARVEDSSRLLWTSLLRKHTF from the exons ATGGCGTTTTTCAGTTTGTTCTTGTCATTCGCTCCTCACGTACTGCTGTTTACTCTCGTTTTGCTGCTCATTGCGTTCATCGGCTGCTGTTTGTACATCAAACGCATTCATATGAAATATGACCACATACCCGGGCCGCCAAGGGACAG tttcttctttggcCACGCTTCCATGTTTGTGAGAATCATGAACAGTGGTGAACTTATGCACGACACGTTTCTGGAATG GGCTGAGACATATGGACCCGTTTACAGAGtcaattttgtccattttgtttttgtgtgtgtctactGTCCGGAAACAACCAAG GAAGTCTTGATGTCCTCAAAATACTCCAAAGATAAATTCTTGAATAGCAGGCTTTTCAACCTGTTTGGTGAGAG gttttttggGAATGGCCTGGTAACCATTGTTAATCACGAGCAGTGGTACAAACAACGCCGGATAATGGACCCGGCTTTCAGCAGTTT GTATTTGAGAGGTTTGATGGGCAGCTTCAATGAGGAGGCGGAGAAACTAATGGACAAACTTTCCAATATTGCTGACACTAAATCAGAGGCCCATTTGCTTGAACTTATCAACCGTGTAACCCTTAATGTGATCGCTAAG attgctTTCGGCGTTGATTTAGAACACCAAAAGAACGCCTCACTCTTTCCAAAAGCCATTGAGATATGTTTGAAGGGAATGGTGTACCAAATAAGGGACTCCTTTTTTCTG TTTAAGCCCCGAAACTGGCAGTTTATAAAAGAAGCCAGAAAAGCGTGTCGCCTGTTGCGTACAACTGGAGAGAAGTGGATTGGTGAGAGAAGGAAAGCCATGTTGAACGGTGAAGATGTTCCCAAGGATATCCTCACTCAGATCATGAAAGCAGCTGGGAAAG AGGAAACCACGTCTACAGAATATGAAGAGATCATGTTGGACaactttgtgactttttttattGCAG GACAGGAAACAACAGCCAATCAACTGGCTTTTTGCATCATGGAACTTGGACGCCACCCTGACATCCTACAGAA AGTGAAAAAAGAGGTGGATGATGTAATTGGGATGAAAAAGGATGTCAGTTACGAAGACTTGGGCAAGCTGCAGTACCTCTCACAG GTGCTAAAGGAGACTCTGAGAATGTACCCGACAGCTCCAGGCACTTCTCGAGACGTTGGGCAGGACATGGTCATCAATGGCATCTCCATTCCTGGTGGAATTACTTATGTT ctctacTGCGGTGCGTGCCAGGGCCAATCGCTCACTGAAAACCTGGAGTCCACCAGACGTACACGCAGTCAAACGAGTGCGAGAGTGGAAGATAGTTCAAGGCTCCTGTGGACTTcccttttgaggaaacatactttttga
- the LOC114457452 gene encoding cholesterol 24-hydroxylase-like isoform X1, whose translation MAFFSLFLSFAPHVLLFTLVLLLIAFIGCCLYIKRIHMKYDHIPGPPRDSFFFGHASMFVRIMNSGELMHDTFLEWAETYGPVYRVNFVHFVFVCVYCPETTKEVLMSSKYSKDKFLNSRLFNLFGERFFGNGLVTIVNHEQWYKQRRIMDPAFSSLYLRGLMGSFNEEAEKLMDKLSNIADTKSEAHLLELINRVTLNVIAKIAFGVDLEHQKNASLFPKAIEICLKGMVYQIRDSFFLFKPRNWQFIKEARKACRLLRTTGEKWIGERRKAMLNGEDVPKDILTQIMKAAGKEETTSTEYEEIMLDNFVTFFIAGQETTANQLAFCIMELGRHPDILQKVKKEVDDVIGMKKDVSYEDLGKLQYLSQVLKETLRMYPTAPGTSRDVGQDMVINGISIPGGITYVFSSYVSGRLDQFFKDPLTFDPDRFHPDAPKPYYCYYPFSLGPRACLGQNFAQMEAKVVMAKFLQRFDFTLKPGQTYDIMDTGTLRPKSGVLCSVAHRKFKE comes from the exons ATGGCGTTTTTCAGTTTGTTCTTGTCATTCGCTCCTCACGTACTGCTGTTTACTCTCGTTTTGCTGCTCATTGCGTTCATCGGCTGCTGTTTGTACATCAAACGCATTCATATGAAATATGACCACATACCCGGGCCGCCAAGGGACAG tttcttctttggcCACGCTTCCATGTTTGTGAGAATCATGAACAGTGGTGAACTTATGCACGACACGTTTCTGGAATG GGCTGAGACATATGGACCCGTTTACAGAGtcaattttgtccattttgtttttgtgtgtgtctactGTCCGGAAACAACCAAG GAAGTCTTGATGTCCTCAAAATACTCCAAAGATAAATTCTTGAATAGCAGGCTTTTCAACCTGTTTGGTGAGAG gttttttggGAATGGCCTGGTAACCATTGTTAATCACGAGCAGTGGTACAAACAACGCCGGATAATGGACCCGGCTTTCAGCAGTTT GTATTTGAGAGGTTTGATGGGCAGCTTCAATGAGGAGGCGGAGAAACTAATGGACAAACTTTCCAATATTGCTGACACTAAATCAGAGGCCCATTTGCTTGAACTTATCAACCGTGTAACCCTTAATGTGATCGCTAAG attgctTTCGGCGTTGATTTAGAACACCAAAAGAACGCCTCACTCTTTCCAAAAGCCATTGAGATATGTTTGAAGGGAATGGTGTACCAAATAAGGGACTCCTTTTTTCTG TTTAAGCCCCGAAACTGGCAGTTTATAAAAGAAGCCAGAAAAGCGTGTCGCCTGTTGCGTACAACTGGAGAGAAGTGGATTGGTGAGAGAAGGAAAGCCATGTTGAACGGTGAAGATGTTCCCAAGGATATCCTCACTCAGATCATGAAAGCAGCTGGGAAAG AGGAAACCACGTCTACAGAATATGAAGAGATCATGTTGGACaactttgtgactttttttattGCAG GACAGGAAACAACAGCCAATCAACTGGCTTTTTGCATCATGGAACTTGGACGCCACCCTGACATCCTACAGAA AGTGAAAAAAGAGGTGGATGATGTAATTGGGATGAAAAAGGATGTCAGTTACGAAGACTTGGGCAAGCTGCAGTACCTCTCACAG GTGCTAAAGGAGACTCTGAGAATGTACCCGACAGCTCCAGGCACTTCTCGAGACGTTGGGCAGGACATGGTCATCAATGGCATCTCCATTCCTGGTGGAATTACTTATGTT TTCAGCTCCTATGTGAGTGGGAGATTAGATCAATTCTTCAAGGACCCGCTTACTTTTGATCCAGACAGATTTCACCCAGATGCTCCAAA GCCTTATTACTGCTATTATCCCTTCTCCCTGGGCCCACGGGCATGCCTGGGACAGAACTTTGCTCAG ATGGAGGCAAAAGTCGTCATGGCCAAGTTCCTCCAGCGCTTTGACTTCACCCTCAAACCGGGACAGACGTACGATATCATGGATACTGGCACGCTGAGGCCCAAGAGTGGAGTGCTTTGCTCTGTGGCACACAGGAAGTTCAAAGAATAA